Proteins from a genomic interval of Diaphorobacter sp. HDW4A:
- a CDS encoding alpha/beta fold hydrolase: protein MAILPRFSMLGHGHTVIMLHDADGGHLTFSPSVEALASQGYRAVAVDLPGYGYTPPSEPYSIKSLAQSCLALIDALQVNKVTLVGHGLGAMVALETAMRDPSHVKRLVLCAGGPPLDDVSRKVWVDTRLTALDEGLSMEQIADRIVPMQTGGKAIPEGVRLIRHAMTEVHPLIYRHALQALPGFQRDVAALSQVSAPTLLIGGAQDVCTPPDALEALAQVLPDASTITLPGIGHWPPLESPDDFDGLVMDFLNHQRNVH from the coding sequence ATGGCAATTCTTCCCCGTTTCTCGATGCTCGGTCACGGTCATACCGTCATCATGCTGCACGACGCCGATGGCGGACACCTGACCTTCTCTCCCTCGGTGGAGGCGTTGGCAAGTCAGGGCTACCGCGCCGTCGCCGTCGATCTGCCCGGATACGGCTACACCCCGCCAAGCGAGCCCTACAGCATCAAGTCGCTCGCTCAGAGCTGTCTGGCGTTGATCGATGCGTTGCAGGTGAACAAGGTCACTCTCGTCGGACACGGGCTGGGTGCCATGGTGGCGCTGGAAACGGCGATGCGCGATCCGAGCCATGTCAAACGACTGGTGCTCTGCGCGGGTGGCCCGCCACTTGACGACGTTTCACGCAAGGTCTGGGTCGATACGCGGCTGACGGCATTGGACGAGGGCCTCAGCATGGAGCAGATCGCCGACCGCATTGTCCCCATGCAGACGGGAGGCAAGGCCATTCCCGAGGGGGTGCGCCTGATCCGGCACGCCATGACCGAGGTTCACCCACTGATCTACAGGCATGCGCTGCAGGCCTTGCCAGGCTTTCAGCGCGATGTCGCCGCACTTTCCCAAGTGTCGGCACCCACTTTGTTGATAGGCGGGGCGCAGGATGTCTGCACGCCACCGGACGCCCTCGAGGCGCTAGCCCAGGTTCTGCCGGACGCTAGCACCATCACCTTGCCCGGCATCGGCCACTGGCCACCGCTGGAATCCCCCGACGATTTCGACGGACTGGTGATGGATTTTCTGAACCATCAGCGCAACGTGCACTGA
- a CDS encoding D-amino acid dehydrogenase, with the protein MKTIVLGAGIIGISTAWHLLERGHEVVVVDRQPGAALETSFANGAQISVSYCEPWANREAPLKAIKWLFDKEAPLLLRPQMDPHQWGWLLKFLGQCNDTAFERNVQQIVALGAYSHSALKDVISKTNFEFERLERGIAHFYTDQKSFDAAGDAVEVMRRYGVQRRLVSKEELFKIEPAFKAYGEHITGGTFTSSDESGDARVFTQKLAQLCAERGAQFLYNHDIVRLNKVDDAVKSVHVRARTSANGGPSAFELKGDAVVVACGSYTAPMLRTVGINVPIYPGKGYSATFNILKPDEAPFVSTIDDGKKVAISRLGNQLRVAGTIELGGFDHDLDSPVARARCHMLSHRIETILPGVCDTRTPEEGGNPQYWTGLRPATPTNIPLIGRTKLKGLWINSGHGTLGWTHGAGSGKAMAELICGERPAMAFNFTGYETSQRAIHPMPRTA; encoded by the coding sequence ATGAAAACCATCGTCCTCGGCGCCGGCATCATCGGCATCTCCACTGCGTGGCACTTGCTTGAACGCGGCCATGAAGTCGTCGTTGTCGATCGCCAGCCCGGCGCGGCGCTGGAGACCAGTTTCGCCAACGGTGCGCAGATTTCGGTGAGCTACTGCGAGCCCTGGGCCAACCGGGAAGCGCCACTGAAGGCCATCAAGTGGCTGTTCGACAAGGAAGCACCGCTGCTGCTGCGCCCGCAGATGGACCCGCACCAGTGGGGCTGGCTGCTCAAGTTCCTCGGTCAATGCAATGACACGGCCTTCGAGCGCAACGTTCAGCAGATCGTCGCGCTCGGCGCGTACAGCCACTCGGCGCTCAAGGACGTGATCAGCAAGACGAATTTTGAGTTCGAACGGCTCGAGCGAGGCATCGCCCACTTCTACACCGACCAGAAATCCTTCGATGCCGCTGGTGATGCCGTGGAAGTCATGCGCCGCTATGGCGTGCAGCGCCGTCTGGTCAGCAAGGAAGAGCTTTTCAAGATCGAGCCCGCGTTCAAGGCCTACGGTGAACACATCACCGGCGGCACCTTCACTAGTTCAGACGAAAGCGGCGACGCGCGGGTGTTCACCCAGAAACTCGCCCAACTGTGCGCCGAACGCGGCGCGCAGTTCCTCTACAACCACGACATCGTACGCCTGAACAAGGTCGACGATGCCGTCAAGTCGGTCCATGTCCGCGCCCGCACATCAGCTAACGGCGGCCCAAGCGCCTTTGAACTGAAAGGCGACGCCGTCGTCGTGGCCTGCGGCAGCTACACCGCCCCGATGCTGCGCACCGTCGGCATCAACGTGCCCATTTATCCCGGCAAGGGCTACAGCGCGACCTTCAACATCCTCAAACCGGATGAGGCACCGTTCGTCTCGACCATCGACGACGGCAAAAAAGTCGCCATCAGCCGTCTGGGGAACCAGCTGCGCGTCGCAGGCACCATCGAGCTCGGCGGGTTCGATCACGACCTGGACTCCCCCGTCGCCCGCGCCCGCTGCCACATGCTCTCGCACCGCATCGAAACCATCCTGCCAGGCGTCTGCGACACCCGAACACCTGAAGAAGGTGGCAATCCACAATACTGGACCGGCCTTCGCCCCGCCACACCGACCAACATTCCGCTGATCGGTCGCACTAAACTCAAGGGCCTCTGGATCAACTCCGGCCACGGTACTCTGGGATGGACCCACGGTGCAGGCTCCGGCAAAGCCATGGCCGAGCTGATCTGCGGCGAACGTCCAGCAATGGCGTTCAATTTCACCGGATACGAAACCTCTCAGCGCGCCATTCATCCCATGCCAAGAACTGCCTGA
- a CDS encoding LysR family transcriptional regulator ArgP translates to MNTYDPAALECLAAIVEEGGFERAAQRLNVTQSAVSQRLRALEAQVGSVLIVRSRPLRPTHAGQLLLKHTKQMRLLRADLERDLQDLAPRSPGGARDEERISIAINADSIATWALDALTPLARRNLPIEIITDDQDFTQEWLRSGQVLGCVTTLKQPLRGCRVLPLGAMEYVAVASPEFAKSQLPDGLSAHNFRDVTFICFNRKDDMQAEFVARRFGLKRVSLASIFVPSSEGQVRAVAAGWGVTVVPELMAAPLIAKGLLVDLAPGFKLQIQLYWHSWNLESEVLNALAEALTHAAGQSLVA, encoded by the coding sequence ATGAACACTTACGATCCTGCCGCGTTGGAATGCCTTGCCGCGATTGTTGAAGAGGGTGGCTTCGAGCGCGCCGCGCAGCGGCTGAACGTCACGCAGTCCGCTGTGTCACAGCGCTTGCGGGCACTGGAGGCGCAGGTCGGGTCGGTACTGATCGTGCGCAGCAGGCCGCTACGGCCCACCCATGCGGGGCAATTGCTGCTCAAGCACACGAAGCAGATGCGCCTTTTGAGGGCGGATCTCGAACGTGATCTGCAGGACCTGGCCCCGCGCTCACCAGGTGGAGCACGGGACGAGGAGCGCATTTCGATTGCGATCAACGCGGACAGCATCGCCACCTGGGCGCTGGATGCGCTTACGCCTCTCGCGCGGCGCAATCTGCCCATCGAGATCATCACCGATGATCAGGATTTCACGCAAGAATGGCTGCGCTCGGGGCAGGTGCTGGGCTGCGTCACCACGCTCAAGCAGCCGCTGCGTGGCTGCCGGGTGTTGCCGCTCGGGGCGATGGAATATGTGGCGGTCGCCTCGCCGGAATTTGCCAAAAGCCAGTTGCCCGATGGCCTGAGCGCCCACAATTTCCGTGACGTGACCTTCATCTGCTTCAATCGCAAGGACGACATGCAGGCCGAGTTCGTGGCGCGGCGCTTCGGGCTCAAGCGGGTGTCGCTGGCCAGCATTTTCGTGCCGAGTTCCGAAGGCCAGGTCCGCGCTGTCGCCGCAGGCTGGGGCGTGACGGTGGTGCCCGAGCTGATGGCCGCCCCGCTGATAGCCAAGGGCTTGCTTGTGGATCTGGCACCGGGGTTCAAGCTGCAGATTCAGCTCTACTGGCACTCTTGGAATCTCGAGTCTGAAGTACTGAACGCGCTGGCAGAGGCGCTGACGCACGCGGCGGGACAGTCGCTGGTGGCCTAG
- a CDS encoding universal stress protein codes for MKILLAVDGSPYTKKMLAYLVTHEATMSESVEYTALTVCPEVPPRARKALGKTMVDQYYTEECDKVLNPVMRFLKKHGMKVDSLSKVGSAGDTIAKIAETGKYDLIIMGTHGVSALNKLVMGSVSTKVLAQCSVPVMLIR; via the coding sequence ATGAAGATCTTGCTCGCAGTTGACGGAAGCCCTTACACAAAAAAGATGCTCGCCTATTTGGTGACACACGAAGCCACCATGAGTGAGTCGGTGGAGTACACCGCACTCACCGTCTGCCCTGAAGTCCCTCCGCGCGCGCGCAAGGCACTTGGCAAGACTATGGTGGACCAGTATTACACTGAGGAGTGCGACAAAGTCCTCAACCCGGTGATGAGGTTTCTGAAGAAGCACGGGATGAAAGTGGACTCGCTGTCCAAAGTCGGATCGGCCGGAGACACCATCGCCAAGATCGCCGAAACCGGTAAGTACGACCTGATCATCATGGGCACGCACGGCGTGAGCGCCCTGAACAAATTGGTAATGGGCTCGGTCAGCACCAAGGTGCTGGCCCAGTGCAGCGTGCCGGTGATGCTGATCCGCTGA
- a CDS encoding metallophosphoesterase codes for MRLQFLSDLHLETHPQFQPSPAPGADVLVLAGDVGSYQQGSRLTSEYFGLERFSPLPQFAHWPTPVIFVPGNHEYDGLDFDDAHERLKRSCERLGLIWLERKSLEMNGVRFVGTTLWSDFDALAQDDVKSHPARYLQKREKAFRAANFYLRKTGGTRGGEPYLAEQVREQSLVCQEWLTHALMTPSEADRTVVITHFAPSLLSADPRYGLVPGTAGFCNALDYLLPYADLWIHGHLHAPSDYIVTGPRADGSSGKCRVLANPLGYAVKGEQETFQPHRCVDI; via the coding sequence ATGCGGCTTCAGTTCCTGTCCGACTTGCATCTCGAAACCCATCCACAGTTCCAACCCAGTCCCGCGCCAGGGGCCGACGTGCTGGTGCTGGCCGGCGATGTGGGCTCTTACCAGCAGGGCTCCCGGCTGACGAGTGAATATTTCGGACTCGAGCGCTTTTCTCCGCTGCCGCAGTTTGCACATTGGCCCACGCCAGTGATCTTCGTGCCCGGCAATCATGAATATGACGGCCTCGACTTCGACGACGCCCACGAACGACTCAAGCGCAGTTGCGAGAGGCTTGGCCTGATCTGGCTGGAGCGAAAATCGCTGGAGATGAACGGCGTGCGCTTTGTCGGCACCACGCTGTGGAGCGACTTCGACGCGCTCGCGCAAGACGACGTCAAATCCCATCCCGCGCGCTACCTGCAAAAACGGGAGAAGGCGTTTCGCGCTGCCAACTTCTACCTGCGCAAGACGGGCGGAACCCGGGGCGGCGAGCCCTATCTGGCCGAACAGGTGCGCGAACAGTCGCTGGTCTGCCAAGAATGGCTCACTCATGCGCTCATGACTCCCAGCGAAGCTGACCGCACAGTGGTCATCACCCACTTTGCGCCCAGTCTGCTCAGCGCCGATCCGCGCTATGGATTGGTGCCCGGCACCGCGGGCTTCTGCAACGCGCTGGATTACCTTTTGCCCTACGCCGATCTGTGGATTCACGGCCATCTGCATGCGCCTAGCGACTACATTGTCACTGGACCACGAGCCGATGGCAGCTCAGGAAAGTGCCGCGTATTGGCCAATCCGCTCGGATATGCGGTCAAGGGGGAGCAGGAGACGTTTCAGCCTCACCGCTGTGTCGATATCTGA